A stretch of Sus scrofa isolate TJ Tabasco breed Duroc unplaced genomic scaffold, Sscrofa11.1 Contig1966, whole genome shotgun sequence DNA encodes these proteins:
- the LOC100154182 gene encoding LOW QUALITY PROTEIN: olfactory receptor 4K5 (The sequence of the model RefSeq protein was modified relative to this genomic sequence to represent the inferred CDS: inserted 5 bases in 5 codons) produces the protein MDKVNSSVVSEFVLLGLSSSQELQLFLFCFXSLCYVVIVLGNLLIILMVTXDNRLHSPMYFLLGNLSFVDICQASFATXKMIVDFLSEHKTISFSGCIAQIFFIHLFTGGEMVLLVSMAYDRYVAICKPLHYVIIMSQRTCIVLVMISWAVGLVHTLSQLSFTVNLPFCGPNVVDSXFCDLPRVAKLACLDSYIIEILIVVNSGILSLSTFFSCLVSSYIISLATVWFKSSAAMAKAFSTLAAHITVVIXFFGPCIFIYVWPFTTYPVDKVLAIFYTIFTPILNPIIYTLRNRDMKTAMRKIMTYYLGPRKFLKCH, from the exons ATGGATAAGGTCAATTCTTCAGTGGTGTCTGAGTTTGTATTGCTGGGACTCTCTAGTTCTCAGGAacttcagctttttcttttttgtt cttctctgtgctaTGTGGTCATTGTGCTGGGAAACCTTCTTATTATCCTCATGGTGA TTGATAACAGACTGCACTCCCCGATGTACTTTCTCTTGGGAAACCTTTCCTTTGTGGACATCTGTCAGGCTTCCTTTGCTA CTAAGATGATTGTTGATTTTCTAAGTGAACACAAGACCATCTCCTTCAGTGGCTGCATAGCTCAGATTTTCTTCATTCACCTTTTTACTGGAGGGGAGATGGTGCTGCTTGTCTCCATGGCCTATGACAGATATGTAGCCATATGCAAACCTCTACACTATGTCATCATCATGAGCCAAAGGACATGCATTGTACTGGTAATGATCTCCTGGGCAGTGGGCTTGGTGCACACACTCAGCCAGTTATCATTTACTGTGAACCTGCCTTTTTGTGGACCCAATGTAGTAGACA TTTTTTGTGACCTTCCTCGAGTGGCCAAACTTGCCTGCCTGGATTCTTACATCATTGAAATACTCATTGTGGTCAACAGTGGAATCCTATCACTAAGCACTTTCTTCTCTTGCTTGGTCAGCTCTTACATCATTAGTCTTGCCACTGTCTGGTTTAAGTCTTCTGCTGCAATGGCCAAGGCATTTTCTACTCTAGCTGCCCATATCACTGTAGTAA TATTCTTTGGACCTTGCATATTCATCTATGTGTGGCCCTTTACCACCTACCCTGTGGATAAAGTTCTTGCCATATTTTACACCATTTTTACTCCCATTCTAAACCCCATTATTTACACACTAAGGAACAGAGATATGAAGACTGCCATGAGGAAAATTATGACGTATTACTTGGGCCcaagaaaatttctgaaatgcCACTAG